A part of Thermotoga petrophila RKU-1 genomic DNA contains:
- a CDS encoding response regulator transcription factor: protein MAKKKILVVDDDPAILELVGYNLSKEGYEVLKAYDGEEALKIANDEDVDMFIVDIMLPGIDGFELVRKIRAIEKYKNTPVIFLSAKGEEFDKVLGLELGADDYITKPFSVRELLARVKAIFRRLSTATQSKEERPKKIIAKDLEIDVEKYEVKVRGKKVNLTPLEFELLRFLAENEGKVFSRDVLLDKLWGYDYYGDTRTVDVHIRRLRTKIEEDPSNPKYIITVRGKGYKFRDPGKED, encoded by the coding sequence ATGGCGAAAAAGAAGATTCTGGTGGTTGACGACGACCCGGCAATTCTCGAGCTGGTAGGATACAACCTTTCCAAAGAAGGATACGAGGTGCTCAAGGCTTACGATGGAGAAGAAGCACTCAAAATTGCCAACGACGAGGATGTGGATATGTTCATAGTGGATATCATGCTTCCTGGAATTGACGGTTTCGAGCTGGTCAGGAAGATCAGGGCTATAGAGAAATACAAGAACACCCCCGTGATCTTCCTGAGCGCGAAGGGAGAAGAATTCGACAAGGTGCTTGGGCTGGAGCTCGGTGCGGACGACTACATCACCAAGCCGTTCAGCGTGAGAGAGCTTCTTGCGAGGGTGAAGGCTATATTCAGAAGGCTTTCCACCGCTACTCAGAGCAAGGAAGAAAGGCCTAAGAAGATCATAGCCAAGGATCTTGAAATCGATGTGGAAAAGTACGAAGTGAAAGTGAGAGGGAAAAAAGTGAACCTCACTCCTCTCGAATTTGAACTGCTCCGATTCCTCGCGGAAAACGAAGGAAAAGTTTTCAGCAGGGATGTTCTCCTTGATAAACTCTGGGGATACGATTATTACGGAGATACGAGAACTGTAGATGTTCACATAAGAAGGCTGAGAACGAAGATAGAAGAAGATCCTTCGAATCCGAAATACATAATCACTGTGAGAGGAAAGGGATACAAATTCAGGGATCCCGGAAAGGAAGACTGA
- a CDS encoding sensor histidine kinase codes for MSIFLFVVVAVLFVLLFLVFRKRLSEYRIFIEKLSDMLGEKDVPPLYLFERLKKYVDNLKETISRVEVSRDNFLTILNSLSEPIFILDREGKITFLNEIARELVQGRINPEGRPYYEIFEDYYISEMVEETIKSEEPQEGTLVTYVGNEKKYFHVKVIPVELKSGDKIFVILFHDVTKERKLDEMRREFIATVSHELRTPLTSIHGYAETLLEDDLEDKELVKRFLKIIEEESARMTRLINDLLDLEKMEESEVNFEMKDVDLCEVIEYVYKIIQPIAEENEVDLVVECEDVVVRGNKERLIQMLLNLVDNAVKYTSLKEKGEKKVWVRAYDTPDWVVLEVEDTGPGIPKEAQSRIFEKFYRVDKARSRKMGGTGLGLTIVKTIVDKHGGRIEVESEINQGTVMRVFLPKRG; via the coding sequence ATGAGTATTTTCCTGTTTGTCGTAGTAGCTGTTCTATTCGTCCTGCTCTTTTTGGTGTTCAGGAAGCGCCTATCTGAGTACAGAATCTTCATCGAAAAGCTGTCAGATATGCTGGGGGAAAAGGACGTTCCCCCGCTTTATCTTTTCGAGAGACTGAAAAAGTACGTAGACAATCTGAAAGAAACAATTTCGCGTGTTGAGGTGAGCAGAGACAACTTCCTCACGATTTTGAACAGCCTCAGTGAACCCATATTCATTCTGGATCGAGAGGGGAAGATCACGTTTTTGAACGAAATTGCCCGTGAACTTGTGCAGGGCAGGATCAATCCCGAAGGAAGGCCTTATTACGAAATATTTGAAGATTACTACATAAGCGAAATGGTGGAAGAGACCATTAAGAGTGAAGAGCCACAGGAAGGAACTCTTGTTACCTACGTTGGTAACGAGAAGAAATATTTCCACGTGAAGGTAATACCTGTCGAACTGAAAAGTGGTGATAAGATCTTTGTCATTCTCTTCCACGATGTTACTAAAGAAAGAAAGCTCGATGAGATGAGAAGGGAATTCATAGCAACAGTTTCACACGAACTTAGAACCCCTCTCACTTCCATCCACGGTTATGCGGAGACGCTCCTTGAAGATGATCTGGAGGACAAAGAGCTGGTTAAGAGATTTCTGAAAATCATAGAAGAAGAATCTGCCCGTATGACACGTCTCATCAACGATCTTCTCGATCTCGAGAAAATGGAAGAAAGTGAAGTCAATTTTGAAATGAAAGATGTGGATCTGTGTGAAGTGATAGAATACGTTTACAAAATCATCCAGCCTATAGCCGAAGAAAATGAAGTGGACCTCGTTGTTGAGTGTGAGGATGTTGTGGTCAGGGGAAACAAAGAAAGGCTGATCCAGATGCTCCTGAATCTCGTGGACAACGCTGTCAAGTACACATCTTTGAAGGAAAAGGGAGAGAAAAAGGTCTGGGTGAGGGCCTACGATACACCGGACTGGGTGGTCTTGGAGGTAGAAGACACGGGACCTGGAATACCCAAAGAAGCCCAGAGTAGAATCTTTGAAAAGTTCTACAGGGTGGATAAAGCGCGTTCCAGAAAGATGGGTGGAACAGGCTTGGGTCTCACGATAGTGAAAACGATCGTCGACAAACACGGAGGAAGGATAGAGGTTGAGAGTGAGATCAACCAGGGAACGGTGATGAGAGTTTTCCTGCCGAAAAGAGGGTGA
- a CDS encoding phosphodiester glycosidase family protein encodes MKQIVLVLLIFAGVAFGSYLISGGKAFPLRTVFNEGIYYVCAEDLAPAGVGYIHSNGYHYIVYDNHVLFIKEHETIFDFVEKLSPPFFVNGLLFVPIDALKKVMEGYQVYTKGEKVLIYDSLPIVLSATKEKNGVTITYTGTIVPDMVSVEKSMGRVRINLSPVVLSLPNVSEGVKVELEKNGLSFVVDVGNFYPDVEYSIEGGKLFFRFLLVEGFFGRLEVADGVVFERKIEDFGEGEKTVVNYLIMDPEKVTIKPVVSGNGFGTIERLDEMVKRVEGIAGINGNYFDPVTKFPIGLVVIDGKPYSAMFGGRPVFAITEDNRVFIGRIIVDVTLMMRDVLFLVKGINTLGEGEVLVYTREFSKEIPEKDDRIYFVVKDSKVSQIGYKSRAEDSEYVVSISKKYEKYLSDLKEGDGAYLSLQPNIPLRIKQAVEGGPLLIQNGAPIPDAWEEKARYGGGIAYAKAPRTVIATKDGKLWFLVFEGYNHITRGLTYDELVDFLISRGFEDAMCVDGGSSSVMAVAGSLFGRTENSTAAIPVGIVVWEKKKTEVGE; translated from the coding sequence ATGAAGCAAATAGTTCTGGTTCTTTTGATCTTCGCAGGTGTCGCTTTCGGTTCCTACCTGATCAGTGGTGGGAAGGCTTTTCCGTTGAGAACTGTCTTCAATGAAGGGATTTATTATGTGTGCGCTGAGGACCTCGCACCCGCCGGTGTTGGTTACATACATTCGAACGGTTACCACTACATCGTCTATGACAATCACGTACTCTTCATAAAAGAGCATGAGACGATTTTTGATTTTGTGGAAAAACTCTCCCCTCCGTTCTTCGTGAATGGTCTTCTTTTCGTACCCATCGATGCCTTAAAAAAGGTGATGGAGGGTTATCAGGTGTACACGAAAGGTGAAAAGGTTCTGATCTACGATTCCCTTCCGATTGTACTTTCAGCGACGAAGGAAAAAAATGGAGTTACGATAACATACACGGGAACGATCGTACCGGATATGGTGAGTGTAGAAAAAAGCATGGGAAGAGTCAGGATAAATCTATCTCCCGTTGTGTTGAGTCTTCCAAATGTTTCTGAAGGCGTAAAGGTTGAACTTGAGAAAAATGGTCTTTCGTTCGTTGTAGATGTGGGAAATTTTTATCCAGATGTTGAATACTCCATCGAAGGTGGAAAATTGTTTTTCCGGTTTCTCCTCGTCGAAGGTTTCTTTGGAAGACTGGAGGTTGCAGATGGAGTTGTCTTTGAAAGGAAAATCGAAGATTTCGGCGAAGGTGAGAAGACAGTTGTCAACTATCTCATAATGGACCCAGAGAAGGTAACGATAAAACCGGTTGTGTCGGGAAACGGTTTTGGGACCATCGAGCGACTCGATGAAATGGTGAAAAGAGTGGAAGGCATCGCCGGAATAAACGGCAACTATTTCGACCCGGTCACAAAATTTCCCATCGGTCTTGTTGTGATAGATGGGAAGCCGTATTCTGCCATGTTCGGTGGAAGGCCAGTTTTTGCTATCACCGAGGACAACAGAGTGTTCATCGGAAGAATAATAGTGGATGTCACACTCATGATGAGGGATGTCCTCTTTCTCGTGAAGGGAATAAACACCCTCGGAGAAGGTGAAGTCCTCGTTTACACGAGAGAGTTCTCCAAGGAAATACCAGAAAAAGACGACAGAATCTATTTTGTGGTGAAGGACAGTAAAGTATCACAGATCGGATACAAAAGCCGTGCTGAAGATTCTGAGTATGTCGTTTCTATCAGCAAGAAATACGAGAAATACCTCTCCGATCTCAAAGAAGGAGATGGAGCGTATCTTTCTCTTCAGCCCAACATTCCGCTGCGTATAAAGCAGGCTGTTGAAGGAGGACCTCTTCTCATTCAAAACGGTGCTCCGATTCCAGATGCTTGGGAAGAGAAGGCAAGGTATGGTGGGGGAATAGCGTACGCGAAGGCTCCAAGGACGGTTATTGCCACAAAAGATGGAAAGCTTTGGTTTCTCGTCTTCGAAGGTTATAATCATATAACGAGGGGATTGACTTACGATGAACTCGTGGACTTTCTCATCTCCAGGGGGTTCGAAGACGCCATGTGTGTGGACGGGGGAAGCTCTTCCGTAATGGCAGTGGCTGGCAGTCTTTTTGGCAGGACGGAGAACAGCACGGCCGCGATACCTGTGGGAATCGTAGTCTGGGAGAAAAAGAAGACGGAGGTGGGTGAGTGA
- a CDS encoding alpha-amylase family glycosyl hydrolase, translated as MNFKRLIIYEAFARAYPGEKGKKFDSLMKDLERLKGMGINTVWLMPIHPTGMVERKGTLGSPYAIRDYYEIDPLIGTKDGFKRFVKRAHELNMYVLMDMVLNHAAADNVLVKEHPEWFLRDENGNPTRKVPDWTDIVDFDYSNGELRKYMINMMKYWVEEFDIDGFRCDVAGLVPLDFWLQVRKELDPLKRLIWLSETHDPYMYQAFDITYDYDGYYKFRDFIEGKGSLREYVDFLRMQDHMYPRGYIKMRFLENHDQPRIAKFIEEDSLIQWIAFLFTFKGVPLVHNGQEYGLKEDVDIFNEYTLPFPMEENRISILHRKLAHYRYGTGVFTEGEMLFVKNDQPEKVISYLWRYENRYILCVLNPLLESTKVTLDFSGIWESACIHSKNVFNDEIVRVPVKNSRATVEVGKEPLILSFVLY; from the coding sequence ATGAACTTCAAAAGACTGATAATATACGAAGCCTTTGCACGTGCTTATCCAGGAGAAAAAGGAAAGAAGTTCGATTCCCTCATGAAAGATCTTGAAAGACTCAAAGGAATGGGCATCAACACAGTGTGGTTGATGCCCATTCATCCTACTGGAATGGTGGAAAGAAAAGGTACTCTGGGATCCCCTTACGCCATACGCGATTACTACGAGATAGATCCACTCATAGGAACGAAAGATGGCTTCAAAAGGTTCGTGAAGAGAGCTCACGAATTGAACATGTACGTTTTGATGGACATGGTCCTGAACCACGCGGCAGCTGACAACGTCTTAGTCAAAGAACACCCTGAGTGGTTTCTCAGGGATGAAAATGGAAATCCCACAAGGAAAGTGCCAGACTGGACGGACATAGTCGATTTTGATTATTCGAATGGAGAACTGAGGAAGTACATGATCAACATGATGAAGTACTGGGTTGAAGAGTTTGACATCGATGGATTCAGGTGCGATGTGGCAGGGCTTGTTCCACTGGACTTCTGGCTGCAGGTAAGGAAAGAACTCGACCCCCTGAAGAGACTCATATGGCTTTCTGAAACACACGATCCCTACATGTACCAGGCTTTCGATATCACCTACGACTACGATGGCTACTACAAGTTCAGGGATTTCATTGAGGGAAAAGGTAGCTTGAGGGAGTACGTGGATTTCTTGAGGATGCAGGATCACATGTATCCCAGAGGTTACATAAAGATGAGATTTCTGGAGAATCACGACCAACCGAGGATCGCGAAATTCATCGAAGAAGATTCGTTGATCCAATGGATAGCGTTTCTTTTCACCTTCAAAGGGGTTCCTCTCGTTCACAACGGACAGGAGTACGGTCTCAAGGAGGACGTGGACATATTCAACGAATACACGTTACCGTTTCCTATGGAAGAGAACAGGATCTCAATTCTTCACAGAAAACTTGCCCATTACAGATACGGAACTGGTGTTTTCACCGAAGGAGAGATGCTTTTTGTGAAAAACGATCAACCAGAGAAGGTGATATCTTATCTCTGGAGATACGAAAACAGGTACATTCTCTGTGTATTGAATCCTCTTCTTGAAAGCACAAAGGTAACTCTGGATTTCTCGGGTATTTGGGAGAGTGCGTGTATCCATTCGAAGAACGTGTTCAACGATGAGATTGTTCGAGTTCCCGTGAAAAATTCCCGCGCGACTGTTGAGGTAGGGAAAGAACCTCTGATACTCTCTTTCGTGCTCTACTGA
- the nadC gene encoding carboxylating nicotinate-nucleotide diphosphorylase produces the protein MEKIFDLLMSFVKEDEGKLDLASFPLRNTTASAHLLLKTENVVASGIEVSQIFLEKMGLLSKFHVEDGEYLERTGVIGEIEGNTYKLLVAERTLLNVLSVMFSVATTTRRFTEKLKHAKIAATRKTLLGLGILQKIAVVHGGGDPHRFDLSGCAMIKDNHLKIYGCIERAVQEVRKIIPFTTKIEVEVENLEDALKAVEAGADIVMLDNLSPEEVKEISRRIKEINPHAIVEVSGGITEENVSLYDFETVDVISTSRLTFQEVFVDLSLEIQR, from the coding sequence ATGGAGAAAATTTTCGACCTTTTGATGAGTTTTGTCAAAGAAGATGAAGGAAAACTTGACCTCGCTTCCTTTCCGCTTCGAAACACAACTGCCAGCGCTCATCTTCTTTTGAAAACAGAAAACGTGGTTGCCTCTGGTATAGAGGTTTCTCAAATATTCTTGGAAAAAATGGGATTGCTTTCTAAATTTCACGTGGAAGACGGAGAGTACTTGGAAAGAACCGGGGTGATAGGAGAGATAGAAGGCAACACCTACAAGCTTTTGGTTGCGGAGAGAACTCTCCTCAACGTTCTCTCTGTAATGTTTTCTGTGGCCACAACAACCAGAAGATTCACCGAAAAACTCAAACACGCAAAAATAGCAGCGACAAGGAAGACACTGCTTGGTCTGGGAATTCTTCAAAAGATCGCTGTGGTACACGGTGGAGGAGATCCTCACAGGTTCGACCTGAGCGGGTGTGCGATGATAAAAGACAACCACCTGAAGATATACGGTTGTATCGAACGGGCTGTTCAAGAGGTCAGAAAGATAATACCCTTCACCACAAAAATAGAAGTCGAAGTGGAGAACCTGGAAGATGCACTGAAAGCGGTTGAAGCTGGAGCGGATATCGTCATGCTGGACAATCTCTCCCCCGAAGAAGTGAAAGAGATATCCAGGAGAATAAAAGAGATCAATCCCCACGCGATCGTGGAAGTGTCAGGTGGCATCACAGAAGAAAATGTTTCTCTCTATGACTTCGAAACTGTAGATGTGATCTCCACGAGCAGGCTGACATTTCAGGAGGTGTTCGTGGATCTCTCACTCGAGATTCAGCGGTAG
- the fusA gene encoding elongation factor G gives MGGLQNVRSVALIGHNGSGKSLLLAQLLYRSGLLDRADTKYVDYDPVEEEKGASFSSHVASLEWKGKKLYLIDTPGFSDFISEVINGIFVSENIISVVNAVAGVEIQTERTWNIADEMKKPIMVFVNQMDKERANFENVIAELKERFSRKIVPVVVPIGAAENFEGVVDLLKKKAYRYNGDKVQEEDMPENFNDVRSEILEDIVEQDEELMMRYLDGEEIGYDELMRVLREGYKKGEIVPVLSGSALKGIGLDVLLDYLGDIGSSPEEAPSYKALLEDGTEIEMKFSEEEPFCAYIFKSVVDQFVGRITFAKVIAGVLRSGDTIVNVQKDVSEKLGHIYVPILKQQKEVESAGPGEIVVLLKLKEGAVGETLAHRDRRVRVVPPAFPEPMFSRSVHPKTKSDIDKISNGLSRLSDSDPTFVWEYDPETGETVVSGLGAMHLDVMIERLKKIFGVDVEVGKPKIAYRETITTTAVAEHKHKKQTGGHGQYGHVKIQLEPLPRGQGYEFVDRIVGGVIPRNFIPSVDKGIREAMKKGVLAGYPVTDVRVILFDGSYHEVDSSDISFQIAAIQAFKKGMEAARPVILEPIMEVDVFVPEENAGDVMGEISSRRGRPLGMEPSGKGMVKVKAEVPLAEMLDFSSKLSSITSGRGYFTMRFQRYEIVPPNIQEKIIEERRREMQEQEK, from the coding sequence ATGGGAGGACTTCAGAATGTGCGTTCGGTTGCTTTGATAGGGCACAACGGATCAGGTAAATCGCTTCTTCTCGCACAGCTTCTTTACAGATCAGGTTTGCTTGACAGGGCAGACACAAAGTACGTGGATTACGATCCTGTTGAGGAGGAGAAAGGGGCCAGTTTCTCCTCACACGTGGCGTCTCTTGAATGGAAAGGTAAAAAGTTGTATTTGATAGATACCCCTGGATTCTCAGACTTCATATCGGAAGTTATAAACGGAATTTTCGTTTCTGAGAACATCATCTCCGTGGTGAACGCCGTTGCCGGTGTAGAGATACAGACCGAAAGGACATGGAACATAGCAGACGAGATGAAAAAACCCATCATGGTTTTCGTCAACCAGATGGATAAAGAGAGGGCCAATTTCGAGAATGTGATAGCCGAACTGAAAGAGAGGTTCTCCAGGAAGATCGTCCCGGTAGTTGTTCCAATCGGTGCGGCCGAGAATTTTGAGGGTGTCGTGGATCTTCTGAAGAAAAAGGCCTACAGGTACAATGGAGATAAAGTTCAGGAAGAGGACATGCCGGAGAACTTCAACGATGTGAGATCAGAGATACTCGAAGATATCGTGGAACAGGATGAAGAGCTGATGATGAGATACCTCGATGGTGAAGAGATCGGATACGATGAACTCATGCGGGTACTCAGAGAAGGTTACAAAAAAGGAGAAATCGTGCCTGTGCTTTCTGGATCCGCGTTGAAAGGAATAGGATTGGATGTTCTCCTTGATTATCTGGGAGACATAGGTTCTTCACCCGAGGAAGCACCTTCGTACAAGGCACTCCTGGAAGATGGAACGGAGATAGAAATGAAATTCTCCGAAGAAGAGCCGTTCTGCGCTTACATTTTCAAATCCGTGGTTGACCAGTTTGTTGGAAGGATCACCTTTGCTAAGGTTATCGCAGGAGTTCTCAGATCTGGTGACACCATTGTGAATGTTCAGAAGGATGTCTCGGAGAAATTAGGGCACATTTATGTTCCAATTCTCAAACAGCAGAAGGAAGTTGAATCCGCTGGTCCCGGTGAGATCGTCGTTCTTCTGAAACTCAAGGAAGGTGCCGTTGGAGAAACACTTGCGCACAGAGACAGAAGAGTGAGGGTGGTACCTCCTGCCTTTCCAGAACCCATGTTCTCCAGGTCTGTTCATCCAAAGACGAAGTCCGATATCGACAAGATCAGCAATGGACTTTCAAGACTTTCAGATTCCGACCCAACGTTCGTGTGGGAGTACGATCCCGAAACAGGAGAAACCGTCGTTTCTGGTCTTGGTGCGATGCACCTTGATGTCATGATAGAGAGATTGAAGAAGATCTTCGGTGTCGATGTGGAGGTTGGAAAACCGAAGATCGCCTACAGAGAGACGATAACAACAACCGCCGTTGCTGAGCATAAGCACAAGAAACAAACGGGTGGACACGGTCAGTACGGTCATGTGAAGATACAGCTGGAGCCTCTTCCGAGGGGACAAGGATACGAATTCGTTGACAGGATAGTTGGAGGAGTGATCCCGAGGAATTTCATACCATCCGTTGATAAAGGTATCAGAGAGGCCATGAAGAAAGGAGTTCTGGCAGGATATCCTGTAACAGATGTCAGAGTCATACTCTTTGACGGTTCTTACCACGAAGTGGATTCCTCGGACATTTCGTTCCAGATAGCTGCCATTCAGGCCTTCAAAAAAGGAATGGAAGCGGCAAGACCCGTCATTCTGGAACCAATAATGGAGGTTGATGTCTTCGTCCCGGAAGAGAACGCGGGAGACGTGATGGGAGAAATCTCCAGTAGAAGAGGAAGGCCCCTTGGAATGGAACCATCTGGAAAAGGCATGGTGAAGGTGAAAGCAGAGGTTCCACTCGCTGAGATGCTTGACTTCTCCAGCAAACTTTCTTCCATCACGAGCGGTCGAGGATACTTCACGATGAGGTTCCAGAGGTACGAAATAGTGCCTCCAAACATACAAGAGAAGATCATTGAAGAGAGAAGAAGAGAGATGCAGGAACAGGAGAAGTGA
- a CDS encoding YaaR family protein — MRIDPLGGESLKNQEVKGKKSGKASKVGESKKKEFFDILEDVKEDHFEKLLEEAVEEVVDSGNELVRSPTPSNLKRYKNAIKEFLKLIEKKIYKLAGSFDMNSGRARLHVVVEEVNEKLVDLTEKIMKNEWQTINLAAKIEEINGLILNLYR, encoded by the coding sequence GTGAGGATAGACCCCCTCGGTGGAGAGTCCTTGAAGAATCAGGAAGTGAAGGGGAAAAAATCTGGAAAGGCTTCTAAAGTTGGTGAATCGAAAAAAAAGGAGTTTTTCGATATCCTGGAAGACGTGAAAGAAGATCACTTCGAAAAACTCCTTGAAGAAGCCGTGGAAGAAGTGGTCGATTCAGGAAACGAGCTCGTACGTTCTCCCACTCCTTCCAACTTGAAAAGATACAAGAACGCTATAAAGGAGTTCCTGAAACTCATAGAAAAGAAAATCTACAAACTTGCTGGGAGTTTCGATATGAACAGCGGCCGCGCAAGGCTTCACGTGGTGGTCGAAGAGGTGAACGAAAAACTGGTGGATCTCACGGAGAAGATCATGAAAAACGAATGGCAGACAATAAATCTGGCTGCCAAAATAGAAGAGATAAACGGACTGATCCTCAACCTCTACCGCTGA
- a CDS encoding pyrimidine-nucleoside phosphorylase yields MRAYDVILKKRNGEKLSREEIEFMVGGYVKGEIPDYQMAAFLMAVYFRHLDEEETYYFTETMMRSGEVLDLSEIPGPKVDKHSTGGVGDKTTLVVAPLVASAGVPVAKMSGRALGHTGGTIDKLESIPGFRTELSLEEFIDNVKKYGIAIVGQTGNLVPADKKIYALRDATATVDEISLIASSIMSKKLAGGSDAFVLDVKFGTGAFMKGFEDARKLALLMLKIAQQHGKKAAAVLSNMDQPLGSAVGNSLEVIEAIETLKGNGPEDLKDLSITLGALMLELAGVADFDDGKKILQTKLETGEALEKFRILVKAQGGDERVVDDPWKVLPVAEQVVEFSAEREGYVSKIDAEKVGIASMVLGAGRKKKEDRIDHRVGIIVEKKIGDSVKKGETIAKLFVSDRSDVENALKLLKEAYVISDSPSKPPRVVEEVIK; encoded by the coding sequence GTGAGAGCTTACGATGTGATACTCAAGAAGAGAAACGGGGAAAAACTTTCGAGAGAAGAGATAGAGTTCATGGTTGGTGGATATGTAAAAGGAGAGATTCCGGACTACCAGATGGCCGCTTTTTTGATGGCTGTTTATTTTCGCCACCTCGACGAAGAGGAAACTTACTATTTCACGGAGACGATGATGAGATCAGGAGAGGTGCTCGATCTGTCGGAAATACCGGGACCGAAGGTAGACAAACACTCGACTGGGGGAGTTGGTGACAAAACAACCCTGGTCGTGGCGCCTCTTGTGGCTTCCGCTGGGGTACCTGTTGCCAAGATGTCTGGAAGGGCCCTGGGTCACACAGGAGGAACCATCGACAAACTGGAGTCGATCCCTGGATTTCGAACAGAACTTTCTCTCGAAGAATTCATTGATAACGTTAAAAAGTATGGAATAGCGATCGTGGGTCAAACAGGGAATCTTGTTCCCGCCGACAAAAAGATATACGCACTTCGTGACGCGACAGCAACCGTCGACGAAATTTCTCTGATCGCCTCCAGTATCATGAGTAAAAAACTCGCCGGTGGGAGCGATGCTTTTGTTCTGGACGTGAAGTTCGGAACAGGCGCCTTCATGAAAGGGTTCGAAGACGCAAGAAAACTTGCCCTTCTCATGCTTAAAATAGCCCAGCAACATGGGAAGAAAGCGGCTGCCGTCCTCTCAAATATGGATCAACCCCTGGGAAGCGCTGTTGGAAATTCTTTGGAAGTGATAGAGGCGATAGAAACCTTGAAAGGAAACGGTCCCGAGGATTTGAAGGATCTGTCGATTACTCTGGGCGCTCTCATGCTGGAACTCGCTGGAGTAGCAGATTTTGACGATGGAAAGAAGATCTTGCAGACAAAACTCGAGACCGGAGAAGCCTTGGAAAAGTTTCGAATCCTCGTTAAAGCTCAGGGTGGAGACGAAAGAGTGGTGGACGACCCGTGGAAAGTGCTCCCGGTTGCAGAACAGGTGGTGGAATTCTCTGCAGAGAGAGAAGGCTATGTTTCAAAGATAGACGCGGAGAAAGTAGGTATCGCATCGATGGTGCTCGGAGCAGGAAGGAAGAAGAAAGAAGATCGAATCGATCACAGAGTTGGAATCATCGTTGAAAAGAAGATAGGCGACTCTGTGAAAAAGGGAGAGACGATAGCGAAACTTTTCGTGTCAGACAGAAGTGATGTTGAGAATGCTTTGAAGCTTCTGAAAGAAGCGTATGTGATCTCTGATTCTCCTTCAAAGCCACCCAGAGTCGTCGAAGAGGTGATCAAATGA
- the yqeK gene encoding bis(5'-nucleosyl)-tetraphosphatase (symmetrical) YqeK, translating into MVVITNEIESIMERLLSRKRINHVRSVVEFSRKLGEIYGADLNKIELAALSHDLFRDVPPRKLLKMARAYGLKISELERTHPVLLHGKVAAEFLKRRFNVEDEEVLNAVAYHTSGHVSFGTVGQILFIADSLEFTRDFPGVNELRRIAFRNLEEGFFQVLKNKIFYAVGKNYLLIPETVELWNSILMKRGGLIDEEVE; encoded by the coding sequence ATGGTCGTGATAACGAACGAGATTGAGAGCATCATGGAAAGGCTTCTTTCGAGAAAAAGGATCAATCACGTGCGATCGGTGGTGGAATTTTCAAGAAAACTGGGAGAAATATACGGTGCGGACTTAAATAAAATAGAACTGGCGGCTCTCTCCCACGATCTCTTCAGAGACGTGCCACCAAGGAAGCTTTTGAAAATGGCCCGGGCTTATGGTCTGAAGATTTCAGAGCTGGAGAGGACACACCCCGTTCTTCTGCATGGAAAAGTGGCAGCGGAATTCTTGAAAAGGCGTTTCAATGTAGAAGACGAAGAAGTTCTCAACGCGGTAGCCTATCACACCTCAGGACACGTGAGTTTCGGAACCGTGGGGCAGATTCTGTTCATAGCCGATTCCCTGGAGTTCACGCGTGACTTTCCAGGGGTGAATGAACTTCGAAGGATCGCTTTCAGGAACCTGGAGGAAGGATTCTTTCAGGTTTTGAAAAACAAGATTTTTTATGCGGTTGGGAAGAACTATCTGTTGATCCCGGAGACTGTCGAACTGTGGAACAGCATTCTTATGAAAAGAGGAGGGCTAATCGATGAAGAAGTCGAGTAA
- a CDS encoding DUF503 domain-containing protein, whose protein sequence is MSVGVVSLRVRLFGVRSLKEKRGILKRLMNDLRKKYNISISEVGAHDSKSFFEIGIAMVNTDRAVIERVFDSIIDYLDLYPGMEVEEIEREVW, encoded by the coding sequence ATGAGTGTGGGTGTTGTGAGTCTGAGAGTGAGACTCTTCGGTGTGAGATCTTTGAAAGAAAAAAGAGGAATCCTGAAGAGACTGATGAACGATTTGAGGAAAAAGTACAACATCTCCATCTCTGAAGTGGGAGCGCACGATTCGAAAAGTTTCTTTGAGATAGGAATCGCCATGGTGAACACTGACAGAGCCGTTATTGAGAGAGTCTTCGATTCGATCATCGATTATCTGGATCTTTATCCGGGAATGGAAGTGGAAGAGATCGAAAGAGAGGTGTGGTGA